TGCTATTCTGTACAGTGATTTTTGGCAACTGgaactttattttttcattctagCAGTTGCTTGGTTCCTGCAGCACATGAAAATGATTTCTACATTTGACACAGCATTCATTAGTTGtactactgcattttttttttaatctaggtgCAAACAGTAACTTTAATCCCAGGAGATGGCATAGGACCTGAGATttctgctgctgtcatgaagaTCTTTGATGCTGCCAAAGTAAGTGCATATTCTTCTTACTGTGAGTAAGTTTAGTTACAGCAACAAGCTGTAACTAGGTGCATTAACAGTATTTTTCCCTTACCTTCCAAAGTATCAAGTCATGTTTAAGCTATTAAGACTTCTACTTGGCAACAGAAAGAGTCTGAAGTTTCAGAAAATAGAAGATAGCATTGCATTATCAAGGCAGGGCTCAAAACTGTTAACTGGCAGAGGAATAGAGAGTTGAGAGCAAATGCTGCGTTTAATTTTTGGAAATATCAACTCAATATATCATGTGAAATCATCTTGTTCGTGCAGTAATCTTGAGCAACTGATAGAAAGATGTTCTTTTAGCCACTGTGATTTCTCAGTGCAGATCAAAGTATGTGTGGAAGGGCTAGCTTATTCTTAGAAACTTATCTGCAATTAGTCTGTTGTACCGTCAAACACGTTCAATTCTGTGATATGCAAACTGGGTATATCCAAGGACTGTTTCGGTACCTACGTGAGGAACTTCATCAGAACTTGACAGGTTTCCTGggaagaaaataaagcttttcaggaaagaaacTTGTTAAATTGTTCCATATTAGTAATGGTACCAAAGCACGTTCCCTGTCTATTACAACTGTCCAGCTTAGATTTGGAAAAGGTGACGTTCTCTTTAATTATACATAAAGCCTTATAATAGTTTGGCTGTGGAGATGAATGGCATGGGGGAGTAAAACCGAAGTTTGTGTGCAAGTGCGCATTTCAAAACTTAATcaaattcattcatttttaagGGGGATTATCCAATATGTTATGCTTGGACTGATTCTGTTTCCTTAGAAAAGCCCTTGTATCTTTTCCTGTATGATCCTTCCTGATGAAAGAACAGGTGGCAGCCTGTCTCCAAATACAAGATTCTCGTGGTGAATGCAAATTCAGGAAGCATTGTGGGACACTTGCAGGCTCTCAGTTAGATAACAGATGTATCTGTTATGTACTGTCTTATAGGTAGTTTGGATGATGAATTTTGAATGAATTCAGTTTTCAAATGTCCTTTGTCTCTTGAAAATACAATGAGCTAGACAGCTGTAACAAGTTGAAGGAAGTAGCATGCATATGCAATTCTAATGATATCTGTGTATGTGATACCTAGGGAGGCATCTTGTGGTATTCAAGTTTATGCTGTTATATTGCTAGTACTATTTCGTTTTCAAttatttaataacatttttaaagcttttttcttttcaagttcaAATATCTCATGCTTAGTGTTACTCACCAGAGGAAAAATTGTTTTGGAAGGCTTGAGTAAAATTCCTTAAGCCCCTTTTTGTGCAGGTGAGGAAAAACTGGAAGCAAAAGTCATGATATTGAAGTTAACATAGGACAAATGTGTTTAGGCTCCTATTCAGTGGGAAGAGAGGAATGTTACAGCTATCCAAGGACCAGGAGGAAAGTGGATGATACCTCCAGATGCCAAAGAATCCATGGATAAAAACAAAATGGGATTAAAAGGTATTTTAAGGGTTAATACAAAGATATTAAATACCGTTGTTTGTACTGTGGGTCTGATTTAAAAGGCAAAGTCCTTCATCTGTAGCGCAATAAAATGGCTAATTATAGGGGCCAGTGTGTCAAGTAGTCTTCTGCAAGCTTAAAACAGTCCTTCATTTCAAGGCCATAACTGTTACAGGTCTTCTAGGAAGTACGTTAAAGAAGGGAGCCTTACTAACCTGTGGACCATATGCAGAAAGCATTTCCAGTGCTGCTGATATACGGTAGTTATGAGATAATTATACTCCCAATGAGTGGTATCTTACTTCAAATCTTTTACTAGTTTTCAGTGAAACCTTCTGTGAAAGCTGCTATTCCATGTGGAATAAGGGTCATGATTAGGCCTTTAAACAGCTGATTAATATCAGTGTGTAGTAGTCTTGATGGCACAAAGAATTCCTGTGGCACTTCAGCGTAACGGTTCAGTAGGAATTTGGAGCTCTTCTGCAAGAGTACCACAGAATCGTATCTGTAGTTTGAACTCTAAATTTACAGAGGGCCTTATCTTCTCACTCATttctggttttttgtttgttgtttggttggttttgttttgcttttagggCCTTTAAAAACCCCGATTGCTGCAGGGCACCCATCAATGAATCTGCTTCTGCGCAAAACCTTTGACCTGTATGCGAATGTCCGCCCCTGTGTCTCAATTGAAGGATACAAAACGCCATACACAGACGTAAACATTGTCACAATTCGAGAGAACACAGAAGGCGAATACAGTGGAATTGAGCATGTGGTACGTTACTGGAAATGTTGTGTTTCTGGCAGAATTTCTATGTTCCATTAATGATAACTTTGCCTATTTAAGTTGCCTAGCACTAAGAGGGCTTTTTGGTTAAGTCCTTTAGccataaaaaagttattttattgtGAAACGCCTTGGGGAGACTACCCAGCTCAGAATTCTGATATTTTGTTGTCCCAAACATTCATActattgattttaaaattaagcttACACTTTTACTAGCAATGTAACTACTGTCTTTCAGATTGTTGATGGTGTTGTGCAAAGTATCAAGCTAATCACAGAAGAAGCAAGCAAGCGTATTGCAGAATTTGCTTTTGAGTATGCCAGAAATAATCAGAGAAGTCATGTTACTGCTGTGCACAAGGCAAATATTATGTATGTTTACACTTGTTTTGAGAAGACAACAAACAGTAATATGTTTTTAATGATAAATAACTTCATTAATCTTCCTCAAATGTATAACTTCTGTTCATGCTAGTGGGAGACCTCATAAGTAAAATGGGGAATACTGACCCAGTGTCGATAGGCCTGTAATAACTGTATACTAATGTTTTTATTACTAAGTGTGTTGTATTCCTGTGACTTTCCTCCCTAAgtccttattttaaaagtaatcttAAACtaggaaaattaattaaaaactgaGCATGAAATTGGCCGGTATCTTCCAAAGCACTTTGCAGTGAACTGAATCACATCATGTAGTATTACATGACACCACCTTTACAAACTCAGTGAGCCTTTAGTAAATGAATACAAGTTATTTTGAGAATTACTGTATGCATATGTTAAATTATTGATCCAAAAAACATTTTAGATTTTACATTTTAGGTGGGAATTTAAAAGGGGGGCAGTGTGTCAAGTAGTCTTCTGCAAGCTTAAAACAGTCCTTCATTTCAAGGCCATAGTTGTCACAGGTCTTCTAGGAAGTATGTTAAAGAAGGGAGCCTTACTAAATACTAACCTGTGGACCATATGCAGAAAGCATTTCCAGTGCTGTTGATATACAGGAGTTATGACATAATTATACTCCCAATGAATAGTGTCCTATTATTTAAAGGAATTTAGGGGCATTTAAAGGAATTTGAAAGGTGTAACTTCTCTGActgtaatatattaaaaatattatttatatttaacaGAAGGGATTACTAATTAAGGGATCGCTAATTAAGTTTCTGTGCTCTAGTATTTTTATTTAATCCTCTGTTGCATGCAGTTGTTTTTATCTTCAATATTGCTTACTTTCAATAACTGTAATATTCTCTTGCTTATTAAATTGCAGGAGAATGTCTGATGGGCTTTTTTTGAGAAAATGCCGGGAGGCAGCAGAAAACTGTAAAGATATTAAATTTAATGAAATGTATCTGGATACTGTGTGTCTGAATGTGAGTATTTACCAGTTTTAATTGCAGTTATTTTTTAGCTTAAATTCTTAATCTTAATAAATGTATACTTTTTTCTAGATGGTTCAGGATCCATCACAATTTGATGTGCTTGTTATGCCAAATTTGTATGGTGACATCCTCAGGTATGGAGAGTTCAGTTTTAACTCGCCCAGCATGTAAAATACTGTCAAGTTTCCAGACTATTGTTCAGGTTATATGCTAGGCAGATGAGTGACTGTTTTCTGCATCCAGAGTTTAAATCTTTATAAATTGGAATCTAAATGGGAAGAAAAGATGGCATTATTACACTTcatttattaatatattattGAGGGGAGCTATATGATGAGAATGTGCTTCTTATTAAAGAAGAAAGCTTCTGATGATGGAGACTATGAATGTCATTCAGATCTCTTGGTgttggagggagggggaagggaaacaTCTCCAAATGCATGAATAAGTTTATGGCTTAAATTGTAATGAAGAACACTTAGTTAGACATCATTATTAGACTTTCTAATCTTAGACTGTATAAGATGACTGTAGGATCATAGTGTTTAGAGCAAGTAAGCCATACAGTTAAATGATTCTGCACAGTGACTGAAAAATCAAATGTATGGCCTCTTAATATCCTACCAGgccttgttttctgtattttatcttttCCTCTTTAACACTAATACTTTAATACTTCCTCCTTTAATATTGGGGGTACTTGATGTCTTGAAGGCAAAATCCATTGGTAGATATCTTGTATTCTGTAAAATGTTTCAGAATTTAAACTCAATTAAACTCAATTAAATATTGCTTAGTAAAACTAAGTATCTCTAAACTGAACTCTTGTGTATAATGTAACATTGCTTCTCTTTGTATGACCAAGGAAAGATTGAGAAAATAGATTGAATCAGAATTAGATTAAAAGATAAATGATGATTTATAAAATCTCTCTCCCAGACTCTAAATGAATATAGCTAATTAGTTTGTTTTAGCTTAAATTTAAAATAGTTCCAAACTTTTCTGCTCATTAGTCAGACACCAACTAACGTGAAGGCAATAAAATGGTATGCTAAAACATCAGTGTTTTAAGATCCTTGTTTATTAGTGTGTTCAGCTTTGAGGGTACTGTATGATGACTGTTGGCATAGTGGGTTTGTCCTTCCCCTTGTTAATTTGGGAGGAAACCCCACTTATGTCAGACTTGTGACTCCTAGATTGTTCAGTAAAGAGAGGGGGATAACTATTCTGGTATCACTTGGAACATACTCCTTAATTTACatataataaattttaaaactaCTTGTAATTTACGTCTCTGAGCAAAATTCTGGCATGTTTTAGAAGAACGTTACATATGAAAAGTAGTTCTGTTGCGTCTTCAGGGGAAGTAAGACTTTTGGATGGTTACAGGGAACTGTACGTTAGAGTTTTTGCTAGCTTTTGAGACTTCTAAAAGTATCCTATGTTTTGAGTACTTTTTGTTGTGCTTATCTGTCTTGGTTTGGTCACCCTTATTCTAGTACCTGggatttccttttaatttttctttattaagcTCTCTTTTCTGCTGGTAGTTCTACTAACAACTTTCATGTTCCAGTGGAGTACAAGTGGCTTACAGTATCTGTTCTTTTCCCAGTATTATCCTTAGACTGGTAAGGTCTTAGACTGGTAGGCTGGTATTTAAAATAAGCTCTTTAAGTTATTGTTGCAATGAAATGCACATAATAAAgtgcaaacaaatattttaataccTTGTTGAGAGGCAATtgcatgtggattttttttccccagtgacttATGTGCTGGATTGATTGGGGGTCTTGGAGTAACACCAAGTGGAAATATTGGTGCTAATGGAGTTGCAATTTTTGAATCGGTAAGTCTTCTTACATGAGGTAAAATAGTAATGACTATTTTGTCTCCAGTTGAGAACTTAAAACTTGTCCACCACACATAATATGACTGTCATTTAACTAAGTTCTCTGTAAAACCTTTTTTCACTGTGAGAATGCTGAAACTTTACCTAGAGACAGTAGTTAGATTATGTATTACATATAGGTTTTTCATGTGCTTttactgactcttttttttttttcacccttttttttcataaaaaaccCACCCTCTGTGAAATAGAATTTGAGAGCCACAATTGGGAGATATTAGGTATCTGATTCCTGTTTCTACTGAGGCACATTAAGATGAATGAGTTCCCCTTTCTAATACCTTTGCATTgaattgttcttttcttttctgtctcctttccaTTAACTTTATCAGCAAAGTAAATCCTATTTTAATATGCTTTGTGCATGAGAAGTGGCTTAAATGCATTGAATTGCTTAAGGTATTTCAATCAACATATTGACTTCATGATAGGCTCACTTTTATTTCTAGGTTCATGGAACTGctccagacattgcaggaaaggACTTGGCAAATCCAACTGCTCTTCTTCTGAGTGCTGTAATGATGTTGCGTCATATGGGACTGCACAAACATGCCACAAAAATTGAAACAGCTTGTTTTGATACAATTAAAGATGGAAAGGTAATATAATGGTGTACAAATACATGCAGTGAATTAGAATAATTCTATCACAGCAAAAATTAACTTAGAacatcaaaacaaaacagcagatgcCCAGCTGTGCTAGCCTGAATCATGGGCAGTGCCACAGGAGCAGAGGAATGAGATTCCGCTCTCTCTGCTAATAGCAATTATATTACCTGTGGTGGTACCAGATGTGCCCAGCTCAGTAATAGGGACACTCTGTAGCATTCCTTGTGTCTCAGTTACCCTTGTCTCACATATCCATGGCTTTTGTTAAATCTAAAAGCTAGAACTGCATCTCTGTTGTTCAGGAAGGGAATTAGATGTTTAGATAACAGTAGTATTTCACTTGTGAAGCTTATAATATATACaaagtttatatatttaaatctgGACCTTGAAATGAAGGACACTTACTTGCCTTTTACAGGCTTAATCATCCATCTCTTCTATAGCATCTCAGACTTGAATGTAATACTTCTGCTCCTATTTTTCAgatcaattattttatttttacctccTAACTGCTTTGGCTTCTTTGGGGACTACAAAAGAATAGTCAAGGGCAAAACTATATCtagtatttatttttcccctcaagatTGTATGTGACCTCCCTTGGGCAGTGTCTCCAGATTAGAAAcccaaattgatttttttttttttttttttttttttttggcttgcgCCCTGAAACCTGACTTGAATTTGTAGTCCTAATGTTATCAGTTCACTTATCCACTTTGACTTCCACCTTATGAAAACATAGTTGGAAAGATCCTGAAGACTGTTGTTAAAGAGCATCAGCAGTTAGCCATGTTGGTGCAATTATCTGGGGCAGGAGCATAAGAAGCTGCTTTATAATTAAAAGTAACAAACATGCTTAAATGAAAAGCTGTCATCATTTCATAAGTGGTCTGTTTGCAGCTATCATACTGTGTGTAGcagccactttaaaaaaaaatgtaaacttaCAAGTGAATAAAGAGGTGCTCCTGTAAAGTGCCCATTTACTGCTCTGGAAATGAAATCCTCCATCTGCAGGTCAGTAAGTCTATGGAAGATAACATAGTGCAAGTCTTGCTACTTGTTTACTAGTTGCTTAAAATGTCATGATGATATGTTCACAATGAAGAGAActttctaaatggaaaaaaagcaaaatgcagttGAAATGACAATATCTTAAAATAGTAACTTTTATTGCCTCGTATGCTTgcaatttctctcccttcttcctaCCTCCCCCATGCCATGTaagaactctgtgtgtgtgcatgtgtgtgtgtgtgcgtcttGTAGGGGGAAAACTAATGATTTAAATTTACCTCTTGGACTGCTTTAATCTTGCTAGGTTGGACACGGGATCTTGTTaccaaactactttttttttttttttttttgattttactgTCCTCATTGCACCAGAATTGTACTTGATCAGCAGGTTtctttaactctgcatttttcatcttttaactAAACTAAGCAAACTTAGAGAACTGTTAACATGCAGCATTTCAAAACCTATCAATCATCTATGTGCTTTTTCTGTGTgggtttccttttaaaaacaaaaaacaaaaacttcatGTAATGACACTTTCTCTGTTGTTTGCCTTTGCATTGAGCCTTCATATATAAATTTGATCTCCAAAGGACAAACCTGTTATGAAAATTTAACTACTTTCAATTAAGTACACTTCTATGTGGCCAAGAGACTTTAGAAGCTCTGGCCAAATTCACTTTCTTCATAATTTGGAGTTAAGATAAAAAGATGCTGAGATGTTAACACTCTGTGATAACATAGCACTTGATGTTCATAGTCACTTTCTCTACATACTGTAGTTCTCGTAGTTCTTATTGGTGAAAGCTGTAAGGGATGCAGAGAATCTCAAACTTGATGTGGTCCTTTTTATCCATATTTACTTTCCATATACtatatataaaagtaaaattGTTTAGAGGCAAGAATAGTCACATTAAACACTTTAATAatgttgtttcttcttccttcaggTCTTGACAAAAGACTTGGGAGGTAATGCGAAGTGTTCCGAATTCACAGAGGAGATCTGCCGCAGAGTACAGGACACAGACTAAACTTTGCTCATACTGCTTGTAATAACTCCTAAAGGACACATCATACCAAGTACACTATATGTAACCTGATATCCATATGCATATAGTTTGCCTGTCTCTTCAGAGAGAAAACTTTTTAGTTAGGGCCTCTCCATTAATAACTATGGCCCAAAAGGCTACAAATGATGCTTGTGCCTGCTTTCAGTGGACTTTTCTAAGTGCTTtgtcttatttatttgtttttatctaTCTGGTGAACTTTTTTATGTCCAGGTGAATTATTTTATTGTCATTGTAACTGTTTACCATTTTCCATTTCAATTAAATGGTTTTTACTTTCCAGGAAGAAAAATTGTGTAAATATAATGATAACAAAATTGGTGAATTGTAAAGGCACCTTAATGCTTAAAACCTACTTTATTGGTTTCACTGAAATGTAAAAGATAGGTTTTCAGCCTAACAATAGCACAAAATGATCTTTATAAAAAGAAACGGGTATAAAATAACTTAAATAGCAATTTTGTGttaaaagcaatgaagaaataCTTTTAGGTACTCTGGTGATCCATGAAATATAACTTTGTTCTCCAAGGGcataaataaagaaatgaaaaattctaGAGACTTAATCTGTgtgtttagaaaaacaaaaacagaaaccaGCTAGAGATGAGAAATAATGTTAAAGTAAAATTATCTTTCAAAGCTAACTATCCAAATAATTCTTGTAAGTTTTCCTCTCTGAAACATACTTTAATTTACAACAGAGTTCTCCTAATGAAGAGTAAATTATACAAATTTATTTCTGCTATATATTGTGAGGAGGGAAGTATTAACTTTGCaaatttatacaaaatatttcattcagcATTCAGACTTCAGCTAAAACGCTTTTTGTATTGTACTTTGCTTTTATGCATAGTCTGTTCGATATGTCTTACTGTATTGGCTAGTATTGGTAAATTTAGTCTAGAAACTCTGAATGTAATGGACTAATCCTAAAGGGATTAAGAGAGATCAAAGGTTTGTCTCTGGTGCCCAGGTTCCAGAAATACTTTTCATCCCTATTCCAGGGAATCTGAGACTTTCTTCTGCTACTGAAGCTTAATAAGTGCAAAAGCaactttttccctcccttttttatCACATATGGGTGATAGAAACATGAGTCATTCTTAGCTGGATGTCTTAAGATATGCTTCCGTTAGTACATCCCACaagaaaatgcacattttaaaattcCTGGCTATAGGACAGGATTATCACTACTGCCAGAATTGGCTTTTTAAAGCTTAATTCTATTAATAGGTATTTCTCCACTTAGTTACTTTCTATTAAGACTGTTTAGGCTGGTTGTGCAGAAGTAAAATCCCTCTGAGTTAATTTCATCTGGTGTCACTCCATAACATACATATCCCAACCTTGTATGCAGTCTAACAACATGTGTTGGGGAAGGaaaactagctttttttttttgtgcgcACTCTGTGCTTGGTTAATAATAGGGTAACATTTCCTTCTGTGGGATACAAAAGATGATACAGTGGTCTCAAACAGAATTTTAGCTTAATTTGAATGCATatactgttgctgctgcttccttGTTTCCTTTAGATTATTCTAGTTAAAGAACTTCTGAGTTATCGTTAcgcacaaaatggaaaaaaataaagactttcCAAAGTCCTATtgcttgttttggtttttatAATCCTAGGCTGCTGTCTTGTCTGATGCTTTGAGCTGATTGATTGCAATAAGCTTTAAGTGTATAATCTGTATAATGCTGCATGTTGGAACTTTCATGGAAAGTGCTGgggtttttgtctttgttttggtCAAGAATAGTGGTTGTAGACTATCTGTTTGTGTTAGCCATTACAACTCTGCCAGAGATCATTTATTAACAGCAGACTCTTTAGACAGCTTTTTATCAAGTATGCCCTTCACATAATATCACgtgattaatttaaatttttgatAGAGAAGAGGAAATGCAGCTCACATTTGTCAGGCTTAGTACAAGGTGAATATTGAAACATAAAAGAAGAGTTGCGACACAGTGACAAACTTACATGCtttcaaacacattaaaaaaataaaaagtgctgTAAAGACAATTTTAAAGAAGTTTCTGTTCTAAATAGCACTTTATGTAAGAGCTCCTGTATTTGCTACTTTGTATCTTTTAGTCTTAGGGAGCTATTCCCCCCACCTTTCTTGATTTGTATGTTTTTAGGGGAAAGAGGAATGTTTATTTCAACATGGATTTAAGAAATGAGCTGCTGCTTTCACAAAGTCTATTTGAAGCCTAGCCACtctaaaagcagaaggaagagtggTTTTAGGCTCTGAAATTTTGTGTTAAGGGAACAAAAATATATGCTTGAGGGGGGCAGGGAACAGGCCTGCGGATCTTTTAATAATCAGCTCTGTCACTGTGCAGTAGCATTTTTACTAAACAGTACTGTTAACTACTGATCTACCAAAATATAACATGAGCTACAGGCGGCCTTttgcagaacaacaacaacaaaaatcacagTGTAATAATTTTCCTTCCATTTCAGTCCAGATGAATGAAATAGTTATACCCACTTTACACAACACACTAAGATGTTTTTAACTTTCCTCATTTAGGACCTAAAGGAAAATTAGTATTAGAAAATAGGCAGGCTGAATAGATACTTCTGTAATAGAGTATAAACTATCAGGTGAGTATCAGGCGAATAACTAAATTAACACAGCAGTTCTCAAGTGCATCAGTTCAATAgactgcaaaaccaaaacagaagcacaaatcttccttaatgctattGATTAGGAAATACTTTCTTAGATCTTATTTAATGCTTGGAAGAAATGCTTCTTACTCTTCATAGAAGGAGTCTACTTCAGCTCTGTATTTCTCTAGCACAGTGAGGCGTTTTAACTTCATTGTCGGACCTGAAAAGAAGTTAGTCACAATAGCAGAAATCAGAACAAAAATTCCTACTCATTTTGTGCTTTGGTTCATGATGTTCTTCCCAACAGGCTCTTTAGTACAGTATGTCTGTTACTCTGTAAGTATCTGCTAAAAGTGAGAAGCAAGTGTGAGACAAAAGGTTGCCTCCACATAAATGTGAGCGTGTGACAGGCAGCTGCAGCTAAAACAAGGTGGTGACTGACTACTCCTTGcattttgtcattaaaaataattaaaaggatgacttttttgaaagattttaaaCAATTCTCAGTTTATTCAAAGGACCTGATAAAGTAACGTGCTTTTGTTTGGGGCTCTTTTACCAGGCTTTCTGTTTCACTACTGTTTTTTAATGATCATTTTTCAGTATTATTGCTGGAAGTTATTAAAACTGTAATGCATAAAGAGTTAACTAGAACTGGTTAATTGCTCAATGCAATCTGAAATTTAACTATAGCTTGTGTTCATGTAGATGAGCACAGATTTTTACTTTCATACATATGGAGAAATCTCCTGTTTCTGTAGTCAGTAACACATACTGCGTAACTTTTCCTTTCACTCTAGTGGCGGTACTCACAGTGTGGTTTAGATCAGCGCTGTGTATATATCTCAGTAAAAATCATCAAATCTTACCCAGTTCTCCTCCAGAAATGGAAAAATCTCTTGGCAGGACTATCCATTTTTGAATACAATGAACTCTATTAGTAGCACTCATGTTGACTTTGTCGATTCCCTCCTGAATGGCCTGGTAGATAGCCCGGTCTCTCGTAGCCACAATCTCTGATACCGTAGTGGCTTTGCTGCCAGTCCTCTGGCAGAAGTCTCTAGCTTGCTCTGTAAGGATGTCAGTGGGATCAGATGTATTTGGATCCAGGACACTCTAAAATATGAAATGAATTGACTAATCAAACGGCCACTCACACAGTGTTAAAAGTTTCCCTGACCAGGTCAATAAGAATCAAGAAGGCTCAGCATCAGCATCTAAACATACTGTAAACCTTGAAAAGCAGAAACATCTACACATGACagcactttgttttctttccacttgGCTATGTAATGCAAATATTTTGGTTTATATGCAGGTGGCATGAACACATTTAAAATGTGTCAACAAATTAGGCTATAAAGTCTTTTTATAGACCTTGAATTTCTACCATATTCCCAAATTATTCCATAGTTATAGGAGTGTATTTAGCACAATATTCAATTGCATTACAGTGGTGTAATGTAAGCAGTTTGAGATAGAAGCATTTTTAAAGTTAGACTTTTCAAATTAATATTTCTATTGCACTTGTAGATAAGGAGGTATTAGTTATAGAGGTAAACAACTTTAAACTTGGGAAAAACTGAAGGGTTTTTCACTGTATAGGTAAACACAGCTCTTATTTTCACTGCTGTAAGTGCAAATGTTTCAGAAGAAATGATTTTTCAATTGAAATAAACACCATAGCAAAGCTATTAATTATCTTGTTCTAAAGTCATCCTTCCAGTgctatataaaaaagaaaaaattgtagaaaaacatttctgttgGAAAATCTCTTCTGTGTAAATGACCTTTCTTTTTCACTCCAGTAGATACAGAAACATTTATTGGCTCTTCCTGTCTGTAGTGATAacaggcttctcttggcctctCTCATAGAGACATGTCATTGTTccaacatttttaataaaaattcacatttaaataaaaagcaggtCTTGTTACATGTATAGGAGAAACAGCAATAAATGTGAGATGTTTAGCAGCATTTCTAACCATTTGAAGGTTAGATGACCTTGGGCTGTACAGGTTTTTTCTATACAGTTTTTTTCTCTAACTAATGTCCTCCTATCTACTTTTCAGTCTTTTTACTAACAGTTCAAAACCCTTCTGATTTTGTTAGCTACAGGTGTATAATTCTGCTGAAATCAACATTAAAACCGGTGTACCTTTAGGGTCAGCAACATTGACAAAAACTTCTTTTTATCTCCAATCACCATGGCATTGCTAACAATTGGAAGTTCTTTTTTGACAGCATCTTCAATTGGAATTGGAGGCACATTTTCACCTCCAGCTGTAATAATCAAATCTAGGC
This Apteryx mantelli isolate bAptMan1 chromosome 15, bAptMan1.hap1, whole genome shotgun sequence DNA region includes the following protein-coding sequences:
- the IDH3A gene encoding isocitrate dehydrogenase [NAD] subunit alpha, mitochondrial isoform X2 translates to MRTFKVSRLLGAFKNQKQVTRSFGSAVQTVTLIPGDGIGPEISAAVMKIFDAAKAPIQWEERNVTAIQGPGGKWMIPPDAKESMDKNKMGLKGPLKTPIAAGHPSMNLLLRKTFDLYANVRPCVSIEGYKTPYTDVNIVTIRENTEGEYSGIEHVIVDGVVQSIKLITEEASKRIAEFAFEYARNNQRSHVTAVHKANIMRMSDGLFLRKCREAAENCKDIKFNEMYLDTVCLNMVQDPSQFDVLVMPNLYGDILSDLCAGLIGGLGVTPSGNIGANGVAIFESVHGTAPDIAGKDLANPTALLLSAVMMLRHMGLHKHATKIETACFDTIKDGKVLTKDLGGNAKCSEFTEEICRRVQDTD
- the IDH3A gene encoding isocitrate dehydrogenase [NAD] subunit alpha, mitochondrial isoform X3, translating into MKIFDAAKAPIQWEERNVTAIQGPGGKWMIPPDAKESMDKNKMGLKGPLKTPIAAGHPSMNLLLRKTFDLYANVRPCVSIEGYKTPYTDVNIVTIRENTEGEYSGIEHVIVDGVVQSIKLITEEASKRIAEFAFEYARNNQRSHVTAVHKANIMRMSDGLFLRKCREAAENCKDIKFNEMYLDTVCLNMVQDPSQFDVLVMPNLYGDILSDLCAGLIGGLGVTPSGNIGANGVAIFESVHGTAPDIAGKDLANPTALLLSAVMMLRHMGLHKHATKIETACFDTIKDGKVLTKDLGGNAKCSEFTEEICRRVQDTD
- the IDH3A gene encoding isocitrate dehydrogenase [NAD] subunit alpha, mitochondrial isoform X1; this translates as MAAAAWMPTVSRLLGAFKNQKQVTRSFGSAVQTVTLIPGDGIGPEISAAVMKIFDAAKAPIQWEERNVTAIQGPGGKWMIPPDAKESMDKNKMGLKGPLKTPIAAGHPSMNLLLRKTFDLYANVRPCVSIEGYKTPYTDVNIVTIRENTEGEYSGIEHVIVDGVVQSIKLITEEASKRIAEFAFEYARNNQRSHVTAVHKANIMRMSDGLFLRKCREAAENCKDIKFNEMYLDTVCLNMVQDPSQFDVLVMPNLYGDILSDLCAGLIGGLGVTPSGNIGANGVAIFESVHGTAPDIAGKDLANPTALLLSAVMMLRHMGLHKHATKIETACFDTIKDGKVLTKDLGGNAKCSEFTEEICRRVQDTD